From the genome of Rhodohalobacter sp. SW132:
TACAGCGGATGGTGCAGGAGTACAGGCCAAAATGGGGATTTGCCGTTCTTGCCGCAGCCGGTTCGGTACTCTCATTTACTGCTGCGAACAGCGGATATCTCATCTCCTCACCCTCGACGACACAGCAGGTTTCATTGAATGCAGTAGGTGTCTTTTTGGGGACACTGGCGGCCACTAATCTACGGGAATCCGGAGACCCCATTCAAACCGATGAGTCCCGTTTTCTCCGGCAATCTGGCACCGATCTTCGAACTGATACGCTTTCAATTCAGCAAACGATCGACCAAACAGCATCAATATCGGTTCTTGTAGACGATGAGGAGGTTTTTTACGATTCAACGGTACAACTTTCAGGCAACAAGATTGAACTAAATCTCGGTGCTCTTGCAGCGGAATTTAGCGGCACAATCATGGAAAGTTCTACTGTCACTGTAACGTCTGAGCTGGATGGTAATGCTTCCGTGCACACCATTGATGTTCTCGATTTTATGGAGCACAGATTTATTATTCAGGATCCGGTTGCACAACTGCGCAGCAGTCCAACCATCACACAGGATAATATAATTGCTGAATTAGGTGAGGGCAGTTCATTGAAGCAGTTGGAATTGCATGATGATCAATGGGTTCGGGTTGAATACGGATCGGTTGAAGCGTATGCATTGAGAACCGCGGGTGAAACAGCTTTACGATCAACTGCAGAAAGCGGACCCGCACTTTTGGTTGAGCTGAGTGATATCCCGTTCGGAGAAATTGACGTTGAAAATTCATTACCCATTCTGAAATCAAATAATCCCAACGACCGGGCTATTGTGATTTCGGGCAATCGAAATAATCTGGCTGGAATCCGGCAGTACACCGAGCGGGATGCGCGGTTATTTCGTCATTATATGAGAACTTCGCTGCGAATGGAAAACGATCAGATCATTGAATTAGAAAGCCCCGGATTATCTGAATGGCCAAATGAACTACAGTTTTGCAGAAATCTTACCGGCGGATCAGTTGTGGTCTATCTATCCGGATTTGCCCGTTATCCGTCAGATGATAGTGATCAGCAAATGGTGATGTATCATCTTGATGAAGATGGTAACGAGGAGACTTTACCGCTGTATCATGTTATGGAAGAACTGGCCCGTTGCGGAGCTGAAAAACTGTTTGTGTTTGTTGACCTTGAATATGTTCGTGAGGGTGAAGAAGGGCGAATGATCACACAGCTGAATGGGAACAGCAGGAGGCAGCAACAACTCGCAAACCGGCTGCTTGAACGTTTTCCAAATGCCTTTGTTCTTTTTGGTAACCGCGTTGGGCAGCGCTCTTCACTATACAGAGGCTCGGTAGAAGAGGATATGAGACACCATCTATTTCCATACTATCTTGCTGATGCACTTAAGCAAAGGCGAACCCGGATGTCCGACCTCTTCAGGCATCTCGAAAATAACGTAGATTATACGTCGAGAAGACTACACGACCGGCCGCAGGAAGTTCAGGGATTTGGAAACTTCATGCTTGATATCTCGCAATGATGAGTGGCTGGATTTACATCCTTCTAAGTTCAGTTTGTTCCGTTGCCATTGCCCATTTTTTAAAAGCCGCAGAGTTTAAGAAACTGGATACTGTTAAAGTTCTTACGGTAAACTACGTCATCGCGGCTTGTATAGCATTTCTAACTCCTTCCGGTGCTGAGATTCCCTCAAATATATCGGAACAAATTCCGGCCCTTCTGCTTGCTGCACTGGTCGGTGTGATATTCATCGCCAACTTTTTTATTTACAGTAAATCTGTTAGCAAAAACGGTGTAGGGATCAGCGTAGCGGCGATGCGGATATCTCTTTTGATTCCCGTGTTGCTCTCAACAATCTGGTATCTTGAGCCGCTTGAAACCCGACAGTGGATTGGGATTGGATCCGTATTTATTGCGCTCTTTCTCCTTCTGCCAAATAAGAGAAAAATGATTCGTGAACCGCTTAGTGCCGCCTGGCTTCTGGTCTTATTGTTTGTAGGAACAGGACTTGGAGACGGTTCTTTGAAAATATTCGAGGTAGAGTTTTTATCTTTGGTTTCTAAAGAACAGTTTATGGGAACGGTATTTTTAAGTTCTACAGTAGTCGGTTTAATTGTGATATTTGCTAAAGGAAAGTTTAAGTTTACCAGGCAGGAACTGCTGCTTGGCGCACTGATTGGCGTTCCCAATCTATACTCCGCAATTTTCTTAATCGAGGCACTTGAACGAATGAACGGCGCTGTTGTATACAGTACCATCAATATTCTGACAGTGCTGGGGGCAACACTACTTGGAATGATTCGGTGGGGGGACAGTCTGACCGTATTTCAATGGACGGGTATAGCAGCTACAATCATATCAATTCTACTATTAGTTTCATGAAAGATTCCATCTTACAACAGATTCTTACTACAAGTTCGCAATTAAATAAAAAAATTGTATTTCCGGAAGCCGGTCGTGATCCGCGTGTATTACATGCGGTGTCGCACCTGACTTCAACAGGTGCAGCCGTGCCAGTTCTGATAAGTGAAGCTGGAAGTGTAGAAGCACTTGCTGATGCCGAAAATATTGAGTTGCCGGATGATATCCGCATCATTAATGCTGATGATAAACAGGGACTTAAAGAAAGAACTGTTTTTTTTGAAAAGAAGTTAAGTCATAAAAATCCAACGAAAGACCAGATTCTGCTGCTTGCTAAAAACCCGTTAATGATAGCAGGCTGGCTGGTTGCCACAGGTCAGGCCGATGGCGCTGTGGCCGGATCCATTGCGTCCACTGCTGATGTCATTCGTGCATCGATTCGCACGATAGGTACGTCAGAGGGTGCAAAACTGGTTTCAAGTACATTTCTGATGGAACTGACTGATGGACGCGTGCTCACGTATGCTGATTGCGGTGTCGTTCCATATCCCGATTCAGAGCAGCTGGCGGATATCGCAATATCTTCCGGGGAGACACACCGGAAGTTAACCGGTCAGGATCCGAAAATTGCCTTTCTTTCATTCTCTACGAAAGGAAGTGCTGATCATGAACGGGTTGATCTGGTGCGTGAAGCGCTGTTTCTGGCTAAAAAGAAAAAAAATGAGTGGGCGATGGATGGCGAACTTCAATTTGATTCTGCTTTTGTGCCGGATGTTGCCAGGAGAAAATCCCCCGATTCAGAAGTTGCCGGCCAGGCGAATGTTTATATTTTTCCAAACCTTGATGCAGGGAATATCGCTTACAAAATCACCGAAAGAGTAGGAGGGGCTACCGCTATTGGCCCGATCCTCCAGGGACTTGCAAAACCTTACATGGATCTATCCCGCGGCTGCTCCAAAGAAGACATTTTCTATGCCGCGTGTATCGCATCTGTTTTATCCGATTCGTAGAGATATCTTGGATGTGTGCCTTTGTCCGTCCCTCAGATATGGTATTTCTCAGGACTCAAAAGTGGTTCGGGTTCAGCGGTTGGTTTTGACTTATCATCCGGCCCGGAAATGATCGAACAGAAATACCATGTCTTGGATTGGTGCCTTTGCCCGTAACTCAGATATGGTATTTCTCAAGGCTCGGAAGTGGTTCGTGTTTAGCGGTTGGTTTTGAGTCATCATTCTGCAAGGAAATGAACAAACAGAAATACCATATCTTGGATTGGTGCCTTTGCCCGTCGCTTAGATATGGTATTTCTCAGGGTTCGAAAGTGGTTTGGGTTCAGCGGTTGGTTTTGACTCATCATTCGGCCCGGAAATGATCGAACAGAAATACCATATCTCTTTTCGCTTCTGGTGATAACTGCGGGCAATAGCATATATCAGTAAACTCAATTAGCTGAAAATGAAGGGATTGCGGATATTCGAACAGTTCTGAGAAAGGCTTTAAAGCGGGGAATAATTTGCTTATCTTTATTCATTCCAAATAAGGATAAGGCAATTTTGAATGCCCGGTCCTGAACGTGCAGTAATGATGTTGTGTTCAGCAGTAAGATAGATTAAACAACTCAATTTTTAAAATTTCTGAATTTATGAGTGAGACTAAAGAATTAGAAACAATGATCGGTGAAGAGTATAAATATGGTTTCACCACCGATGTTGAATATGATGAATTCCCGAAGGGTTTGAATGAGGATATTGTTCGAAAGATTTCAGAAATAAAAGAAGAGCCGGAGTGGATGACAGAGTTTCGGCTGAAATCTTTCAGGGCATGGAAAGAGATGACAGAACCAGACTGGTTCAATGCTACCTATGAAAGCCCGAAATTTGATGAAATCCAGTACTACTCATCGCCCAAGGATAAACCAAAGGTCGACAGCCTGGATGACATCGATCCAAAAATCAAAGAAACATACGACAAGCTGGGAATTCCACTTGAAGAACAGAAAATGTTGTCTGGTGTTGCTGTGGATGCGGTATTTGACAGTGTTTCGATTTTTACCACATTCAAAGAAAAACTTGCTGAAGCCGGCGTGATTTTTTGCTCAATCTCAGAGGCGATTCAGAAATATCCCGAACTTGTGAAAAAGTATATGGGATCGGTAGTTCCAGCGCGTGATAACTTCTATTCCGCACTGAATTCCGCAGTGTTTTCTGATGGTTCGTTCTGTTACGTGCCAAAAGATACCATCTGCCCGATGGAACTCTCTACATATTTCCGTATCAACAACATGGATTCCGGTCAGTTTGAGCGAACGCTGATTATTGCTGAAGAGAATAGTCATGTGAGCTACCTCGAAGGGTGTACCGCGCCGATGTATGATAAAAATCTTCTTCACGCAGCAGTTGTTGAGCTGGTTGCCATGGATAATGCAGAAATCAAGTACTCCACAATTCAGAACTGGTACGCCGGTGATGAAGATGGAAAAGGCGGTATTTATAATTTTGTAACCAAGCGTGGTCTTTGCAAAGGTGACAATTCTAAAATCTCATGGACTCAGCTTGAGACCGGTTCAGCCGTAACGCTCAAATACCCAAGTGTGATCATGAAAGGTGACAACTCCGTGGGTGAGTTTTTCTCCGTGGCCGTTACAAACAAAAGGCAGCAGGCGGATACCGGTACGAAAATGATCCATATCGGGAAAAACACAAAGAGCACAATTATCTCGAAAGGGATTTCTGCCGGGAAATCAAACAACAGTTATCGCGGTGAGGTGAAGATCAGTAAAAAAGCAGAGAATGCGCGTAACTACTCACAGTGCGACTCTATGCTGATTGGTCAGACCTGCGGAGCTCATACGTTCCCTTACATTGAATCTGCCAACCCAACAGGGAAAATTGAGCACGAAGCGACAACCTCTCGTGTAGGAGAAGATCAGATCTTTTACCTGCAGCAGCGGGGCTTAAGTGAAGATGATGCCATTTCGCTGATCGTGAATGGTTTCTGTAAGGAAGTGTTGAAAGAGCTGCCAATGGAATTTGCGGTTGAAGCCAATAAACTTCTTGGAATTAAGCTTGAAGGAAGTGTTGGCTAAGTAGTTCTCCCAAAGCAAACAGGGAAAGTTTAAGATTGAAATCGTTTCAGGATTGAACCGGAACCTCAAAACTAATTTAATTATGAGACTCCGGCTGAAGTTCTGAACGACACAAAAGTATTAAATACAAACAAAACCAAATCGTAATAAAAGTGTTAGAAATTAAAGATTTACACGTTGTAGTAGAGGGTGAAGATACAGAGATCCTCAAAGGAGTGAACCTCAAAATCAACAAAGGAGAAATCCATGCCATCATGGGACCAAACGGAAGCGGGAAAAGTACGCTTTCAAAAGTGGTTGCCGGTCATCCCGAATACGAAGTAACCAAAGGTGACATCCTTTATAATGGCGAAAGTATTCTCGAACTCGATCCGGATGAGCGGGCGCATGCAGGAATCTTTCTTGCATTCCAGTATCCTGTTGAAGTTCCGGGCGTGACCAACACTACGCTTCTGCGTGAATCGTACAATACGATCGCAGCTTCCCGTGGCCGTGAAGAACTCGATCCCCTGGAATTTGAAGATTATATCCAGGATAAACTCGAACTCGTGGGTATGAACCCCGAATTTTTGCAAAGAAGTGTGAATGCCGGGTTTTCAGGCGGTGAGAAGAAAAGAAATGAAATCTTTCAAATGGCCGTACTGAGGCCGCAACTCTCTTTTCTTGATGAAACGGATTCAGGACTCGATATCGATGCACTGAAAATTGTATCAGAAGCGATTAATCAGCTTCATGGCGAAGAAGATTCCGTTGTACTGGTAACACATTATCAGCGTCTGCTCAATTACATTGAACCCGATTTTGTACACGTAATGATCGGCGGAAAAGTAGCGAAATCCGGTGATAAAGATCTTGCTCTGAAACTTGAAGATCAGGGTTATGACTGGCTGAATGCATATGCAACTGTAAACGGAGAGGGGAAGTAATGGCACATCCTACACAGGTTGAACCATCATTTTTGCACGAGCTGGCAAAATACGCGCCGGATGTCGAGAGTGCGTTTATGAGAAAAATACGGGAACAGAGTCTTGTGAAACTGAACTCTACACCATTTCCCACACGGAAAATGGAAGACTGGCAGTTTACCGACCTCAAACCGATTACCCGGACTGAATACGTAACAAAGTCCGAAGCCGGGCTTAAACCAGCGATTGACGTAGAAAAATATTTTATCCCTGAATCAGACAGAAGTCGTCTCGTATTTATAAACGGACAGTACCAGGAGAAATATTCTTCCATCGGCGGACTCGGAAACGGAGTTACTGTAGGAAATTTATCTGATCATCTGGAAGACAAAAACGTTCAGGAATACCTGAATACTCTGGTAGATTACGAAAACGACCCATTTGTGGAGTTTAACGGTTTGATGTTTACCGATGGCGTATTCATTCACCTCGAAAAAGAGGCCAGGGCAGAAGCACCCATTCACGTCCTCAATCTCTATACCGATTCCAGCAAACCGTATGTGGCTACACCGCGTATGCTGGTTGTTGCTGAAGAAGAATCAGATGTTACAATTATAGAAGATCATATCGGACTGGCGGACAACAGCTATCTCACGATTCCTGTTTGTGAAATCAAGGTGAAAAAAGGTGCGCATATTCATCACGCCCGGATTCAGCGCGACAGCCTGAGTGCCGTTCATGTTTCCCGGCCGATCGCTTATGTTGAAAAGAATTCAGAATATCACTCCTACACCATCACACTCGGAGCAAAACTCACAAGAAATGAGCCGAAAGTGATTCAGGAGGATGAAGAAGTTGATTTTACACTCGACGGACTGGTATTGATTGATGGCGATCAGATCGCGGATACACATTCCACAATGGATCACAAATTTTCTCATGCCGAGAGCCATCAGCTTCACAAAGTTGTGGTGAATGGTAATGCTCACAGCATTTTCAACGGAAAGATTTTCGTTCGGCGTGATGCACAGAAAATTGATTCATTCCAGGAAAACCGGAACCTGCTTCTTTCACGAGACGGATTGGTAAATACCAAGCCGCAGCTCGAAATTTTTGCCGATGACGTGCTCTGTTCACACGGTGCAACCATTGGTCAGCTCGACCCGGAAGAGGTGTTTTACCTGCAGAGCCGGGGAATGACCGAGCAGAAAGCGAAAGAGGTTTTAACCTACGCTTTTGCACTGGAAACAATTGAAAACATTAAAGTTGATTCAGTCCACAAATTACTGATCGACGAAGTGTACCGTTATACAAAAGCAAACAACGTTGCCAAGGTAACTGCATGAGTGAACTTGTGACCTCCATACCGACTAAAGTCGATTTTGATAAGATCCGGGAAGATTTCCCGGTTCTATCACAACAAGTAAACGGGCATCCGCTTGTTTACCTCGACAATGGTGCGTCCAGCCAGATGCCAGCGATGGTTGCTGACAGGCTGGATCATTACCACCGGTATGAGCACGCCAATGTGCACAGAGGAATTCACACACTCAGTCAGAAAGCAACCGATGCGTATGAACTGACCCGTAAAAAAGTTCAGGAATTCATCAACGCACGGCATGTTGATGAAATCGTCTACACGACGGGCACAACCGATTCCATCAACCTGGTTGCACACTCTTTCGGTACGAAGTTTTTTGAAGAGGGTGATGAAATTATTCTCAGCCAGATGGAGCATCACGCCAATATTGTCCCCTGGCAGATGATCGCCGAACGAACCGGTGCCGTTATCAAGGTAATCCCGGTGGATGACACCGGCGAACTCGATATGGAGGCTTACAAGTCACTTCTATCATCAAAAACAAAAATGGTAGCGGTTATTCATGTATCAAACGCACTGGGTACGGTAAATCCGGTGAAAGAGATCACGGATTTGGCCCACGAACAGAATGCTAAAGTTCTGATTGACGGAGCTCAATCTGTTCCGCATCAGCCGGTTGATGTACAGGATATAGGGTGTGATTTTTTCGCTTTTTCTGCACACAAGATGTGTGGCCCAACCGGGTTTGGAATCCTGTACGGAAAGAAAGAGCTGCTGGATCAAATGCCACCCTACAGAGGCGGCGGAGACATGATCGATAAGGTGAGCTTTGAAGAGACCACATACAACGTAACTCCCTTTAGATTTGAGGCCGGAACACCGCCCATTTCCGCAGGAATTGGTCTCAGTACCGCAATTGATTATCTCAACAAAATCGGGATGGATCAGATTGCAGCGCGCGAACATGAGATTGTCTCTTACGCATACAATAAACTCCAAAAAATTGACGGCTTACGGTTTATCGGGGATTCCGAAAACAGAGCCTCGGTAATCTCATTTGTGTTTGATGATATACATGCATCGGATATGGGAACCTTGCTCGATAAAAGAGGCATCGCCGTGCGGACAGGTCACCATTGTGCCCAACCCACTCTGAGAAGATTTAATGTACCGGCAACTACACGGGCATCGTTTTCATTTTATAATACGAAAGACGACGCAGACCGCCTGGTTGATGGAATTGAGTATGTGAAAACATTTTTTGACTGAACCGATATCTGAAACGACTTTTTGTAACTTAGAATAGCTTTTTATTATGCCTAAAATTAAAGAAATAGAGCGTACACCGAACCCGGATGCCATGCGATTTGTGCTGGGTGAACCCCTTACGAATGGTGTTACGAAATCGTTTGAAAATAGTGGAGAAGCCGAGCATGATGAACTGGCAAAAGCACTGTTCAATATTGATCACGTAATTAATGTCTATTATGTAGATAAATACATCACGGTCACACAAGATGGCAAAGAGGTCTGGTCTGATCTTCTGCGCAAACTCGCACCACCCATTCGCGAAGCAACACCGCAGCTTGATATTGAAGAAGATGCCGAAGTTCATGCATCCAAAGAAGTGCAGGAAACAGACGATCCGCGGCTTCAGCAAATCAACCAGATGCTTGATGAACAGGTACGTCCATACCTGCTTGCTGATGGCGGCGGTTTGAAAATTATTGGCCTGGATGGAAACCGGCTGAAAGTTCACTACCAGGGAGCTTGCGGTACATGTCCGACGGCTACATCCGGAACACTCTACGCAATTGAAAGTATGGTCAAGCGAATCGATCCCGAAATTCAGGTAATATCCGTTTAGGAGAATTATGTCTATCACAATTACCGAACGAGCAGCCCGGCGGATCGAAGAGATCCGCCAAAGTCAAAATCACCCGGATGACACGCCACTGCGGGTTTCTGTAGTTAGTGGTGGCTGCTCAGGGCTCACGTATGATCTCGACTTCGACGCCGGTCAAACCGAAAAAGAAGGGGATAAAATCTTTGAGGATGACGGTGTTAAGCTGATCGTGGATATGAAGAGTTTTCTCTACCTGGCCGGTACCAGGCTCGATTATACCGATGGACTGGAAGGGCAGGGGTTCCATTTCTACAATCCAAATGCTACCCGTACTTGCTCCTGCGGAGAATCTTTCTCCCTCTGATTCTGCTCTTTTTATACTCGCGACATTTCATTCGACTCCATTCTCCAACCTGAATAACACACGTTTGAACACTAAGTAAAATGTCTGAAATTGTAAACAAAGTTAAACAGTCTAAGCTCGAAACCGTCGACCTTGAAAAGTTTGCGGAAGGAATTACGATCGCCGAATTTGATCTGAAGGATTATCTTTTCAAAGAGATGATCCTGAAAGAAAAAGAGTTCCGCGAAAAACTGAAGGAGCACGACTGGTCGCAATACGACGGGAAATTTCTAACCGTACAGTGCTCAACAGATGCAATCATTCCAAAATGGGCGTATATGCTCGTCGTTCAGCACGCGCAGGATCACGCTCAAAACGTACTATTTGGAAGCCGTGAGGACGCACTTCGCCAGATATTCAGGGAGAAACTCGACCTGGTAGACTGGACCAAATATGAAGACCGATTTGTGCTGCTGAAAGGATGCAGCAAGATGGATGTTCCCCCGGATGTTTACATGTATGCGACTAAAAAACTGCTTCCCCACGTTCGAAAATTGATGTACGGTGAGGCGTGCTCGAACGTACCGGTTTATAACAGGCCGAGAAAGTAAAGCGGGGAGCAAGGTTCAGGGTTCAAGATTCAAGGTTCCAGTTACACAGTCTCAAGGGACATGAAACAAGATTTATCGCCAAAAACGTATCGGTTTTTTTGAATCACTGATCTCACGCTTTTCTATCCCATGCGTGAGAGATTTTTGTAGCTTTGACCCTGAGCTTTGAACCATGTTTGTTATCTTTCCTGCACCCTGAACTGAACCTTACCCATTGCGTGAAATCTGCCTGATATCCGCAAGAACACCAGCAGCCGTTACCTCTTTACCGGCTCCCGGGCCCTGAATAATCAATGGCTGATGATCGTACCGTTTCGTTTGGATCTGTATGATGTTGTTGGTTCCGTAAAGTCTGGCCACCGGAGAATTAATGTCAATTTCCTGCGGGCCAACCTTAATTCCGCGCTCGGTCATTTTTCCGATATATCGAACTGTTTTTCCTTTTTCTTTAAGCGCTTCAAGCCGATCAGACCACTCGTTATCAAATTCACTCAGACGTTTCAGGAACGTTGCAGAGTCTACATCACGCAGTGCTTTTGGTGTGATGGGTTCAACGTCAAGATCCTCCCGCTCAATCGGGAAACCGCTCACGCGTGACAGAATCATCATTTTTCTTGCAACATCTTCACCGGAAAGATCGTCCCGCGGATCCGGCTCAGCATAACCAAGCTGACGCGCCTGGATGACGGTCTCACTAAACGGTTTGCCGGCATCAAGCTGCGAAAAAATATAGGTCATGGTGCCCGACAGAACGCCGCTGATCTCAGAAATCCGGTCACCGCTCTTCACCAGGTCTTTTACAGTGCGAATCACAGGCAGGCCGGCCCCGACATTGGTCTCATATTGAAAGGATACATCATTCTCATCGGCTGTTCGCTGCAGAAGATTGAAATAGGCCTGTTTCCGCGTATTTGCCAGTTTACTTGGGGTAACAACATGAATTCCTTTTTTGAAAAGGCGGATATAGAGGCCGGCTACTTCATGATCGCCGGTTGCATCAACAAAAACCAGGTTTCTGTCAGGATGCGGATGCAGTTTCTCAATGATTTTTTCCCAGTCTCGGAGAACTCCTTCAGCGAGCGACTGCCTGTTGATGATCTCATCTCCTGATTTGGTCCATAATGTTCTGGACCGGTTACAAACCCCGATAATCCGAAAATGTTCTTTGTCTGAAAGTGAATGGATCTGTCGGATTAGCGTACCGCCGACTGCTCCGATGCCCGCTATGAAAAGATCTGTTTTGGCCTGTTTTTCCAGGTATACCGGTTGTGAACTGCTAATTGCTGCAAAGTTGCTCATAGGTTTAGTAGGTAAGAATCGACTGTATTTCTTTGAAAGGTTTAATAATGTTGTGGAGTTGTTCAAATTCAATCAAAAACGCATCGTGGCCATAATCGGATTCTATAACGTGCAGTCTGCCATTTGGAAGACGTTTTACAAGCTCTTCCTGCTCATCAAGAGGGTAGAGGTGGTCGGAAGTCACTCCAATGACCTGTACCGGAATTTCGACGCGGTTCAGAACCTGTTCAAAAGTACCGCGGCCACGGGAAATATCATGGGAGTCCATCGCTTTGGTTAGGGTGATATAAGTGTTGGCATCAAACCGGCCGGCCAGCTTTTTTCCCTGGTACTGCAGGTATGATTCAACCTGGAATGTATCAGTTTCATCCTGCAGCTTCCGGCCAAACTTTTCGTCATAATTTTTGGGTGTGCGATAGGTTATCATCGCCATCATGCGGGCCGCCGCAATTCCCTGGTTTGGTCCGTCTCCATATTCATAATCACCATTGTTCCATTTCGGATCGGCTTTAATGGCAGCGCGCTGTGCTTCACTGATACCGATTGCCCAGGGTCGGTGTGCCATCCCCATTGCGATCAGGCAGGCCGAGCGGATTCGTCGGTCCATAATAGAAAATTCAAGTGCCTGCATGCCGCCCATCGATCCGCCAACCACCAGCTCAATTCCCAATATTCCAAGCTGATCGAGTAAGAGCTGCTGGAAACGAACCATATCCCGGATTGTAAGATTGGGAAATTTTGACCTGTAGGGTTCGCCGGTTTTCGGATCCTTTGACCATGGTCCCAGGGATCCGTAACAGCTTCCCGGAACATTAATGCATATGATGAACTGGTTTTCAGGATTACAAAGTTTTTGATTGCCGATCAGCCCTGGAAACCACTCATCAGCCGCCGCATGGCCGGTTAGAGCGTGGCAGATCAGAATTACGTTATCCCGGGCATCGTTAAGAGTTCCCCAGGTTTTATACGCAATCGGCGCATTTTCAAAACGATTTCCTGATTCCGTTACAAAATCTTTATTCAGTCTGGTTTGAATGATGTCGTTATTCATGCTTATAAATTGATATCAATAAGTAAATGTTAATATCCAGCCGGTATGGATCAACTTTTCAAGCCGTCAGGATTGACACCGGTTTTTTTAAACGATACAGACCCTTCCAGGGGAACCGGATTTCTGATGATATCCAATACAGGACATCTTCTGACAGAAAAATGTTCAAGCTGCTTTAACTTGTCCTGATCCGTTTCATTTGTTTCAATAACAGTTTTATAGCGCACATCTGTAAAACCGGCTCTCGCATCAGATAAATTAAGGAAACCGTGAAGATCTACATCACCTTCAACATCCACATGTACTGACACTACATCAATCCCAAGAACTGTAGCATATGCTTGAATGACTATTTCCTGGCAGGCAGCAAAAGCTCCCAGTACATATTCAACAGGATTCGGGCCAAGGTTTGTGCCTCCAAGTTCTTCTGGTTCATCTGATTGAAAATTGAAATCACGGATTTTGACCTCTGCAAGAAAACCATCCTCGAGGCTGGATTTTGCTTTGAAGACTGCATTTGCCTGATTTGGCTCTTTTTTAATTCCCTGAATAAGATTAACTAAAGCTTTTTCAAGCTGCTGATTCTTAGGTTTAACTGTTTCTATAGTGCTCATATTTATTCTTGTTTATGAAGTTTGAAGAGATTCTCTTTTTATTTCCGGCTGTGTAGGGCCAATATACCTTTGATTCAGCCTGGTTGAGAGCCTCACGGTCTCTTCAGCCAATTCTTTAAGTCTTCGTTTAACATCGGCATCGGATAATGAACCATTGGTGAAATGGCCGTTGTTGGCATAAACTCCGGCCGGAACCACAAACGAATTGAAATATCCGAACAGTGGTTTGAACTGGTGTTCGATTGCGAGGAAATGGTGATCGGATCCGCCGGTGGCTACAATCCCAATGGCCTTACCTTTCAAAGCATCGTTAGGGATCAGGTCAAACAGGTTTTTGAAAGCACCGGAAAACGTTCCTCGGTAAATCGGTGATCCCGCGATAATTGCATCCGCTTCGATGATTTTATCAAGGACGGTTCGGGAATCTCCCTCGTATTGATCGGGATTCCGTC
Proteins encoded in this window:
- a CDS encoding cysteine desulfurase; this translates as MSELVTSIPTKVDFDKIREDFPVLSQQVNGHPLVYLDNGASSQMPAMVADRLDHYHRYEHANVHRGIHTLSQKATDAYELTRKKVQEFINARHVDEIVYTTGTTDSINLVAHSFGTKFFEEGDEIILSQMEHHANIVPWQMIAERTGAVIKVIPVDDTGELDMEAYKSLLSSKTKMVAVIHVSNALGTVNPVKEITDLAHEQNAKVLIDGAQSVPHQPVDVQDIGCDFFAFSAHKMCGPTGFGILYGKKELLDQMPPYRGGGDMIDKVSFEETTYNVTPFRFEAGTPPISAGIGLSTAIDYLNKIGMDQIAAREHEIVSYAYNKLQKIDGLRFIGDSENRASVISFVFDDIHASDMGTLLDKRGIAVRTGHHCAQPTLRRFNVPATTRASFSFYNTKDDADRLVDGIEYVKTFFD
- a CDS encoding NifU family protein, producing the protein MPKIKEIERTPNPDAMRFVLGEPLTNGVTKSFENSGEAEHDELAKALFNIDHVINVYYVDKYITVTQDGKEVWSDLLRKLAPPIREATPQLDIEEDAEVHASKEVQETDDPRLQQINQMLDEQVRPYLLADGGGLKIIGLDGNRLKVHYQGACGTCPTATSGTLYAIESMVKRIDPEIQVISV
- a CDS encoding iron-sulfur cluster assembly accessory protein; this encodes MSITITERAARRIEEIRQSQNHPDDTPLRVSVVSGGCSGLTYDLDFDAGQTEKEGDKIFEDDGVKLIVDMKSFLYLAGTRLDYTDGLEGQGFHFYNPNATRTCSCGESFSL
- a CDS encoding DUF2480 family protein — its product is MSEIVNKVKQSKLETVDLEKFAEGITIAEFDLKDYLFKEMILKEKEFREKLKEHDWSQYDGKFLTVQCSTDAIIPKWAYMLVVQHAQDHAQNVLFGSREDALRQIFREKLDLVDWTKYEDRFVLLKGCSKMDVPPDVYMYATKKLLPHVRKLMYGEACSNVPVYNRPRK
- the metX gene encoding homoserine O-acetyltransferase, with the translated sequence MNNDIIQTRLNKDFVTESGNRFENAPIAYKTWGTLNDARDNVILICHALTGHAAADEWFPGLIGNQKLCNPENQFIICINVPGSCYGSLGPWSKDPKTGEPYRSKFPNLTIRDMVRFQQLLLDQLGILGIELVVGGSMGGMQALEFSIMDRRIRSACLIAMGMAHRPWAIGISEAQRAAIKADPKWNNGDYEYGDGPNQGIAAARMMAMITYRTPKNYDEKFGRKLQDETDTFQVESYLQYQGKKLAGRFDANTYITLTKAMDSHDISRGRGTFEQVLNRVEIPVQVIGVTSDHLYPLDEQEELVKRLPNGRLHVIESDYGHDAFLIEFEQLHNIIKPFKEIQSILTY
- a CDS encoding OsmC family protein, with the translated sequence MSTIETVKPKNQQLEKALVNLIQGIKKEPNQANAVFKAKSSLEDGFLAEVKIRDFNFQSDEPEELGGTNLGPNPVEYVLGAFAACQEIVIQAYATVLGIDVVSVHVDVEGDVDLHGFLNLSDARAGFTDVRYKTVIETNETDQDKLKQLEHFSVRRCPVLDIIRNPVPLEGSVSFKKTGVNPDGLKS
- a CDS encoding NAD(P)H-dependent oxidoreductase — translated: MKILGISGSLSQQSKTELAVKQALNFAEEFDRDLETDLVSLSSANLVFCDGRNPDQYEGDSRTVLDKIIEADAIIAGSPIYRGTFSGAFKNLFDLIPNDALKGKAIGIVATGGSDHHFLAIEHQFKPLFGYFNSFVVPAGVYANNGHFTNGSLSDADVKRRLKELAEETVRLSTRLNQRYIGPTQPEIKRESLQTS